The Macaca nemestrina isolate mMacNem1 chromosome 15, mMacNem.hap1, whole genome shotgun sequence genome segment TCCAGCAGAACCCCTGACAGTGCACGAGGGAGCCTTAGAGGCCAGGTTCCTCTTTGCTGTGCCCACATGGGAAGTGGGGTTGCTAGGGTCAGAGGCCGGCCCAGACTTGCATGTGCAGCCTGCCTTGTTTGCAGTGGCACTGGGTCCTCGACTTGCAACTGGGGGTGTCTGCTTAAATGGTTCCCCAGGATGTGAGCAACAGACCTGCTCCCTGTGCCAGGTCCTGCAGTCACCATGGATGTGCTCAGCCTGGGGGGCCCCCTGGTGTTCAGGCCCCCTCATGCCCCATTGCCATGGGTGGTGCTCGGGGCCTTTCTCTTtacctgttttcttctgaggGAACTCAGAGCTGGGGCTGGCTCTCTGCTCCCAAAGCCCGTGGGTGTGGCTGCAGGGCTGGAACTGGCTCCAGAAGTGCCAGGCCTTGGGCTTCTCATGCTGCCCTCCATGCTTGCAGCTGGAGAGGGGGCAGGAATCAGCGAGGTGACCTGGGCTGAGTCCTGGGAGTGGGAACAGGTGGCAGGAAGGGGATCTGAGAAGGAGAACAGGGGACCTGGTGGTCTGTGCTTCTTCCCAGACACAGAAGCTGTAGAGGGAGCCTCTGCAGCAGATGCTAGGGGCGCACTGGGCCCTGGGAGTCTTGGGACTTGTGTCTCTCCTGCTGTGCATCCATATTGGGTGCTTTAGAAACAGCAGGGAGACCAGAAGTCCCTGTTGCAAGTGAAGACAAAGCGTGGGAAGGCCGTGAGGGTCTGCAGGCCCAGATGGCCTTGGCCTCACCCCGCAGTACACTGTTGATGCACTGGAATGCCGCCTCCTTCTCCAGGTCCAGGTCTTCAGCAGTGACCCGGAACCCCAGCTGTAAGGGAGGTGGCAGCATCAGAGGCTCCCCTCGCCTGCGTGGCAGCAGGGGAAACTTGCGTCTACGGGGCCTAGAGGCCTGGGATCTGGGGGAGCCATTCCTGGGGGCGAATGTCTGCCCTGGTGTTGTACCTGCTGCCTTTTCACACTGGGTGTGACCCGAAGGGACAGCCTGAGGCCTGGCCTCACTCACTGTCTTTGAGGAACTGAGGGTCAGCTGGCAGTGGGATGAGGCTGGCCCCCCTCTCCTCCTCCGCTTTAGCCACGGGAAGCCTCCCGTGGAACTGTAGGAGCTCGAGATGGCATTTCGTTTGGGACACGAGCTCATGCAGGAGGTCTGGGATCTCTGGTTATATCTGACTTCTGACCTCTGGGCACCTGCTGCAGCTGTGGTTGAGGCCCGGAAATGTGAAGGGCCTCCATCCACTCCACTCAGTAGGGACCCCGACGTGGGGGTCAAAGTGGAGGGGGGAGGGGCCGCTGCAGCAGCTGCAGGAGCAGAAGTGCCAGGCCTTGGGCTTCTCATGCCCCCATCCATGCTTGCAGCTGGCAAGGGGGCAGGAATCAGCGAGGTGACCTGGGCTGGGTCCTGGGAGTGGGAAGAAGTGGCAGGAAGGGGATCTGAGAAGGAGAACAGGGGGCCTGGTGGTCTGTGCTTCTTCCTAGACACAGGAGCTGTAGAGGGAGCCTCTGCAACAGATGCTAGGGGAGCCACTGGGCCCCGGGAGTCCTGCTGTGCATCCATCCTGGGTGCTTTAGAAACAGCAGGCAGACCAGAAGTCCCTGTTGCAAGTGAGGACAAAGCATGGGAAGGCCGTGAGGGTCTGCAGTCCCAGATGGCCTTGGCCTCACCCCGCAGTACACTGTTGATGCACTGGAATGCCGCCTCCTTCTCCAGGTCCAGGTCTTCAGCAGTGACCCGGAACCCCAGCTCTAAGGGAGGTGGCAGCATCAGAGGCTCCCCTCGCCTGCGTGGCAGCAGGGGAAACTTGCGTCTACGGGGCCTAGAGGTCTGGGATCTGGGGGAGCCAGTCCTGGGGGTGAGTGTCTGCCCTGGTGTTGTACCTGCTGCCTTTTCACACTGGGTGTGACCCGAAGGGACAGCCTGAGGCCTGGCCTCACTCACTGTCTTTGAGGAACTGAGGGTCAGCTGACAGTGGGATGAGGCTGGCCCCCCCATCCTCCTCCGCTTTAGCCACGGGAAGCCTCCCGTGGAGCTGTAGGAGCTCGAGATGGCATTGCGTTTGGTGCACGAGCTCGTCCAGGAGGTCTGGGATGTCTGCTTATATGTGACTTCTGACCTCTGGGCATGGAGGTCTCTCTGCAGTGGCCCAGGCCTGGGCACAAAGGGAGAGACGCCTCCATTGTCCCGCAGGGGCTGAAATGCAGACCGTGCATCCCCGGTGACCACGGGGACCCTTCTCTGATCATCAGGATTCTCTTGGACTCTGGGGTCCTTGTCCTGCTCAGGCATCCCTGCCCCGCTCTCCTTGAGGTCCCCTCAACAAGATCTTCCCTGGACACGAGTCTGGGGACAGCCGGGTGTTGTGGGCCCCAAAGGGGTGACTCCCTGCTCCTGGCCCCACAGAGATTCCTTGTGCTCAGTGCAGGGGCTGAGCTGCAGGACGCCCTGGAATTTGGAGCACACAGCACTGGCTTGCTGTGGTACCTGTACAATCAAATTGAAGGCAGGATCACCAGGAACGAACGCAGGGCTTGAAGGATCACGGAAAACCTTCTTGGAGTTGTCTTGACACCACTGATGCCAAGTGTCTGGATACTTGTAGGATGGCCTGCCACTCCGTCCAGGGACAGGAGCAACGGGGAGATCCCACAAGCAAAGTGAACTGGGGGATGGGTTGAACGGGCTCCAGGCAACTGAGCCCTACTGGCAGGTCCTCAGCCGCAGGCCGGGACAGGAATAAGGGGCACAGAGTGCCCAGGTAACCGCTCCTGGGAGCAGTGGGGAATCATCCAACGCTTGAACTCTCGAGAGCTGGGCTCTGAGGTCCTCGTCGAGCTGCCAACTCGGCCGAAGGCTAAGCGAGCAGTTTCTTCTGTTGCCGGGCAACGTGCCTTTTAAACCTAAGGGAGTGGGTCCGCGTGCACAGAACGGCGCGAGTGATAGAGCGACCTTAACGGATTAGCGCGGCAAGACACCACGTGGGAGGTGCCTGCTGGCAATGGCAGGAGGTGGACATTGGTGGGGGCACGCAATAGATATTGGAAGGAGAGACCGGCGCACAAAGGTTGTGGGAAGAACAGGTGCTCACAACGGCTGCAGATCCGCCTGTGGATCACTGAAAATTTCTGCTCTGctgaggcggagattgcagtcagctgagattgcaccattgcactccagcctgggcaacaagagcaacactccttctcaaaataaaaaagagaaaaaggaaaaaaagaggccaggcacagtggcttatgcctgcaatcttagcactttgggcgGTCGGGGCGGACGGATCATGAGAtctggagttggagactagcctggccaacatagtgaaatcccgtctctattaaaaatacaaatttaggccgggcacggtggctcaagcctgtaatcccagcactttgggaggccgaggcgggcggatcacaaggtcaggagatcgagaccacagtgaaaccccgtctctactaaaaatacaaaaaattagccgggcgtggtggcgggcgcctgtagtcctagctactcaggaggctgaggcaggagaatcgcgtgaacccaggaggcggagcttgcagtgagccgagatcgcgccactgcactccagcctgggcaacagcgtgagactccgtctcaaaaaaaaaaaaaaaaaaaaaatacaaatttagtcaggcatggtggcacacgccggtagtcccagctactcgggcggctgaggcaggagaatcattgaaccccggaggcaggggttgtggtgCTCCGAGATCCCGCAACTGCACTACAGGCTGCGCAACAtagccagacttttttttttttttttttttttgtacgtagtctcccctctgtcacccaggctggagtgcagtggcgcgatctcagctcactgcaagctccccctcccgggttcaccccattctcctgcttcagcctctggagtagctgggactacaggtgcccgccatcactcccgactaattttttgtatttttagtagagacggggtttcaccgtgttagccaggatggtctcaatctcctggccgcctgatccaccttcctcggcctcccaaagtgctgggattacatgcgtgagccacggGCCGGTCGAGActctgtcctttaaaaaaaaaaaaaaaaaaaaaaaaagctgggcacggtggcactttggaaggcggaggcgggcagatcacaaagtcaggagttggagaccagcctggtttaaacggtgaaatcccgtctctactaaaactacaaaaaattagtcgggctggtggcgggcgcctgtagtcccagctacttgggaggctgaggcaggagaatggcgtgaacccgggaggcggagcttgcagtgacccgagatctggccactgcgctccagcctggacgacagtgcaagtctccctctcaaaaaaaaaaaaaaaaagaaaaaaaaaaaaagagaaaaagggttTTTAATAGACACTGAATAATTACAATTTAGTTGAGCTAGAAATCTATTTAGTTTCTTCCATATTTTTCCAAaactttcatcctttttttttttttttttggaagcggagttttgctcttgttccccaggctggagtgcaatggcgcaatctcagcacCTGCTGGCAATGGCGGGAGGTTGGAGGACGCTCGCCCAACAGGTACTGGAGGGAGAGGCGCGCGCAGAAAAGACATGGGAAGACCAGGCGCGCGCACAATGGCTGCAGATCCGCCAGTGGATCACTGAAGATTCCTGCTCTCCTGCAGAGCTGGAGACTGAAGGGAGCTAAGATCAcatccttgcactccagcctgagcaacaagagcgaaactccgtctggaaaagaaaaagaaaaagagagaaaagaaaagaaaaagtaatggccaggcgtggtgcctcacgcatcccagcactttgggaggtgggggccagcggatcacgagatcaggagttggagaccagcctggccaacatagtgaaaccccgtctctactaaaaatacaaaaattagccaggcatggtggcacgcacctgtagtcacagctattcctgtagctgaggcaggagaatcacttgaacctgggagagggaggttgtggtaggctgagatcccgccattgcacgccagcctgggcaacagagcgagactccgtcttaaaacatattaaaaaaaaagagaaagggttATTAATGCACTTTTATGCCTGTCTTCAATTTGCTTAGGAACTAGAAATCCATTTGGTTTCTTccatatttttccaaatttttcatccttttttctttttttgagatgaagttctgctcttatcccccaggctggagtgcaatagcacaatctcagctcactgcaacctctgcctcctgggttcaagcgattctcctgcctcagcctccttagtagctgggattacaggcatgcaccacctggcctggctaatttttgtatttttaatacagatagggtttcaccatcttggacaggctggtctcaaactcctgacctcaagacaGAGTTTAgtagaaactctgtctctactaaaaatacaaaaatggccaggcgtggtggttcactcctgtaatcctagcacttcgggaggctgaggccggcggatcacctgaggtcgggagtttgagaccagcatgaccaacatggagaaaccccatctctactaaaaatataaaattagcctggcgtagtggcgcatgtctgtaatgccagctactcagaaggctgaggcaggagaatatcttgaacctgggagatggaggttgtgctgagccgagattgcaccattgtactccaacctgggcaacaagagtgaaactccatctcaaaacaaaaattagctgggtgtggtggcgggtgcctgtaatcccagctactcgggaggctgaggcacaagaattgcttgaacccgggaagtggaggttgcagtgagccaagatcaggccactgcactccagtctgggcaacagacggAGACTcaatctcaataaataaataattattaagacAAAAATAAGGACATTACATAAACCATGTTATACCagtgatttttgaaaatatccaagcagttttatagaaaaatataactcaggccaggtgcggtggctaatatctataatcccagcactttgggaggccgaggttggcggatcccctgatgccaggagttcgagaccagcctggcgaacatagtaaaaccccaattctactaaaactacaaaaattagctgagcatggtggcacatgcctgtaatcccagctactcgtgagtctgaggttggagaatcacttgaacctgggaggtggaggtttcagtgagccgagatcaggtgactgcagtctagcctggacaacagagaacttccgtctcaaaagaaaaatacaacttcataaaaaagaaaagtttgtctAGATCTAGAACCATTACAGGAATtgaatggttattttaaaatctgtatccCATCCCTTCAAAAatctcacaaaaaacaaaaccaaagaaagccTGGCCCAGATGATTTTATAGATTAAGTCCAGCTAACATTAAAGAGAACAGAAAGTCTATCttctacataattttttaaaaattatttattttttagaggaaatctcgctctgtagcccagactggagtgcagtggcgtgatctctgctcactgcaaactccacctcccaacttcaagccattctcctgcctcagcctccacagtagctgggattacaggtccacccagctaatttttttgtatttttagtagagacggggtttcacaatgttagccagggtgTTCTtggactcccgacctcaggtaatctgcctgccttggcctcccaaagtgctaggattacaagcatgagccacagtgcccagtctacattttttttttttttttttgagacggagtctcactctgttgcccaggctagagtgcagtggcgcgatctgggctcactgcaagctccacatcccaggttcaggtcattctgctgcctcagtctcccaagaagctgggactacaggcacccgccaccacgccaggctaattttttgtatttttagtagagatggagtttcaccatgttaaccaggatggtctcgacctcctatcctcgtgatccgccggccttggcctcccaaagtgctgggattacaggtgtgagccactgtgcccggccccggCCTATATAATCTTtcagaaaaagaagcaaatggaATTCTCCCCCAACTCATTGTGAATTTAGTATAGGCTTAATACCAAACCAGACATCAATAGTACAAGGAAGCAAAAGTATAAGCTAACTTCTTATGGacatatatgcaaaaatgctAAATAAACTATTAGCAAATAATCCAGTAATGGATTAAACATGTATCACGACCACGTCGTGGTTTTTCTAGGAAACTAAGATgatgtaataaaagaaaaaactattaaaGTAGTACAAACTATCAAAGGAAAAAACCTGTATGATCATTGCAATGGGGTCATTTGCgacatcatttaattttttttcttttttcttttttaagtctttttgGCTGTAAGTTTATTCAATGCAAAATAATCCTCTCCAATGTTACTGAGGTGGCTGACTGCATCCATGACCAAATCCGTCTATAAACTGGAATTTGGTTGTTGACCCAGCCCCAGCCTCGGGTCTCTTGTCGGCACCAGGAGGCACAGCACTCCCTCTGTATGTATCTCTGTCGGCTTCCCCTCTTGTGAGTCTTGCAGGTCGCTCACCCTCCAGACCTTCAGGACTAGGCCTGCCAGTCCCTGGACGGCTGCAGTGTAGGGTGGCAGGCACAATCTCCGGGGGCAGATGAAGATAATCACGAAGATACTGGATACCCTCATTGATAAGGTACCAGTAGAAATGTCTCCAGGCAAACTGTTCCTTCATGTAGTAGCCTCCGGACTTGAAAGACTGCATGGCCTTCATGACATGAAGGTTggggatattccttttttttttttttgagtctcactctgttgccgaggctagaGTGTAggggcacaatcccggctcactgcaacctccacctcctgggttcaagcaattctcctgcctcagccttccgagtagctgggatttcagggaaCAGTATTTTCTTTTGTCAAAAGAGCCTCTTACGCCTTTGATATTTCCCAAGCTTATCATAGATACAAGCTTTTAAAGAATGACATTTGCAGTCACCCAGTAGGACACATCTCGAGATGAAATCAGAGTTGTAGGCTTTGTAGACAACAGCAGTCATTTCTGGTGGCTTCCGGGAGCAGAGGGGGACTGCCGTTTTGCTAATGTAGGTGATACCAAAAGGACTATAGTAAGTTTTTCTTAGTAATtaaaaaccaggccgggcgccCACGCCTTCactcccggcactttgggaggcgggggag includes the following:
- the LOC105498527 gene encoding LOW QUALITY PROTEIN: putative POM121-like protein 1 (The sequence of the model RefSeq protein was modified relative to this genomic sequence to represent the inferred CDS: inserted 1 base in 1 codon), with amino-acid sequence MPEQDKDPRVQENPDDQRRVPVVTGDARSAFQPLRDNGGVSPFVPRPGPLQRDLHAQRSEVTYKQTSQTSWTSSCTKRNAISSSYSSTGGFPWLKRRRMGGPASSHCQLTLSSSKTVSEARPQAVPSGHTQCEKAAGTTPGQTLTPRTGSPRSQTSRPRRRKFPLLPRRRGEPLMLPPPLELGFRVTAEDLDLEKEAAFQCINSVLRGEAKAIWDCRPSRPSHALSSLATGTSGLPAVSKAPRMDAQQDSRGPVAPLASVAEAPSTAPVSRKKHRPPGPLFSFSDPLPATSSHSQDPAQVTSLIPAPLPAASMDGGMRSPRPGTSAPAAAAAAPPPSTLTPTSGSLLSGVDGGPSHFRASTTAAAGAQRSEVRYNQRSQTSCMSSCPKRNAISSSYSSTGGFPWLKRRRRGGPASSHCQLTLSSSKTVSEARPQAVPSGHTQCEKAAGTTPGQTFAPRNGSPRSQASRPRRRKFPLLPRRRGEPLMLPPPLQLGFRVTAEDLDLEKEAAFQCINSVLRGEAKAIWACRPSRPSHALSSLATGTSGLPAVSKAPNMDAQQERHKSQDSQGXSAPLASAAEAPSTASVSGKKHRPPGPLFSFSDPLPATCSHSQDSAQVTSLIPAPSPAASMEGSMRSPRPGTSGASSSPAATPTGFGSREPAPALSSLRRKQDPGCTPISSPGQLPCKLGELLRPRREAADNTHGPCGGGGKAGLSSNTKQKPPETEGLVPEQWPQKWGLLYCPDCSQTLGISYPASGS